The Anaerolineae bacterium genome includes a window with the following:
- a CDS encoding Uma2 family endonuclease, which produces MDRRREEILKRLKEPGILTDELKRAIMELLVFPPERRKMTYEEFLDWADEDTLAEWVDGKVVIYTPASLLHQNVVRFLGALLGLYAEFHGLGVVLLPPFQMKLASSGREPDLLFVARENLSRLKDAYLDGPADLVVEVVSPESERRDRGEKFWEYQEGGVKEYWLIDPEKKKAEFWELSASGRFQLRMEGSEGKYESKVVEGFWLKIEWLWSPPPVLEALKELGVLP; this is translated from the coding sequence ATGGACAGACGCAGAGAAGAAATCTTGAAGAGGCTGAAAGAGCCTGGGATCCTCACCGATGAGCTCAAGCGAGCGATTATGGAACTTCTGGTTTTTCCCCCTGAAAGGAGAAAGATGACCTATGAGGAATTTCTGGATTGGGCCGATGAGGACACTCTGGCTGAGTGGGTGGATGGAAAGGTTGTAATTTATACGCCTGCCTCCCTTTTGCACCAGAATGTGGTTCGTTTTCTGGGGGCTCTCCTCGGCCTCTATGCGGAATTTCACGGTTTAGGAGTGGTTCTGCTTCCACCTTTTCAGATGAAACTGGCGAGTTCAGGCAGGGAGCCTGACCTTTTGTTTGTAGCGAGAGAAAACCTGAGCAGGCTCAAGGATGCTTACCTTGACGGCCCGGCAGACCTGGTGGTGGAAGTGGTTTCTCCGGAAAGCGAAAGGAGAGATCGTGGTGAGAAATTCTGGGAATATCAGGAGGGAGGGGTAAAGGAGTACTGGCTTATTGACCCGGAAAAGAAAAAGGCCGAATTCTGGGAGCTATCTGCCTCCGGGAGGTTCCAGCTGAGGATGGAGGGGAGCGAAGGGAAATACGAAAGCAAAGTTGTAGAAGGATTCTGGTTGAAGATAGAGTGGTTGTGGAGTCCGCCCCCTGTCCTGGAAGCCCTAAAGGAACTTGGGGTTTTGCCATAA
- a CDS encoding polyprenol monophosphomannose synthase, with protein sequence MVVIPTYNEAENVPKLVGELFALAIPNLSILIVDDNSPDGTGEIAREIAARHPDIVHVIQRPAKLGLGTAYITGFRYALDKGARYVIQMDADFSHSPSYIPIMLEKIQEYDVVIGSRYIPGGRVDERWGLNRVLLSWWANAVYIPLILKLKVKDATSGFRCFRREVLEAIDFSRVRSNGYVFQVEMIYLCEKLGFRVLEIPIYFEDRRIGKSKLNFPVKVEAAFRVWEIKWRYRNLNKRVVK encoded by the coding sequence ATGGTAGTGATTCCCACCTATAACGAAGCCGAAAACGTCCCCAAACTTGTCGGGGAACTTTTCGCTCTTGCTATCCCGAACCTCAGCATCCTGATTGTGGACGACAATTCTCCCGATGGGACTGGTGAGATTGCCCGGGAAATAGCTGCAAGGCACCCTGACATAGTTCATGTAATCCAAAGGCCAGCCAAATTGGGCCTGGGCACAGCTTATATAACAGGCTTCCGCTACGCTCTGGATAAGGGAGCTCGCTATGTAATTCAGATGGATGCAGACTTCTCCCACTCCCCTTCCTACATCCCTATCATGCTGGAAAAAATCCAGGAGTACGATGTGGTGATAGGCTCCCGATATATACCTGGAGGGAGGGTGGATGAGCGTTGGGGTCTAAATCGGGTTCTTCTAAGTTGGTGGGCTAATGCCGTCTACATCCCTCTGATCCTCAAGCTCAAAGTCAAAGATGCCACCTCCGGCTTCCGGTGTTTCCGCCGTGAGGTTTTAGAGGCCATTGACTTTTCCAGGGTTCGTTCTAACGGTTATGTTTTTCAGGTGGAAATGATCTACCTGTGCGAAAAGCTGGGGTTCAGGGTGCTGGAGATACCCATCTATTTTGAAGACAGACGCATAGGGAAATCCAAATTGAATTTTCCAGTAAAGGTAGAAGCTGCCTTCAGAGTTTGGGAGATAAAGTGGCGCTATCGCAATCTAAATAAGAGGGTGGTGAAATGA
- a CDS encoding M50 family metallopeptidase: MNWLILALLFLSLSIIAHELGHFILAKRNGVRVEEFGIGFPPRLIPLARWEETVFSLNAIPFGGFVKVVGEDDPSIEGGLASKPKGVRAKVLLAGAGMNLLLAFTLFTGAFMSGYPSPLYQVKVFGVAPGSPAEAAGIKPGDIILSANGVNFRTPEELSNYTDKHLGQEITLQIKRGEELFTVRLVPRPSPPAGEGPMGVKIGMAYVKKQASPFEALFLSAFSILRAVVLIITIPIQVISGLLPLAALRPVGPVGALQVMTDVAEQSSLMGWWFPFLFVSALLNVALAVSNLLPIPGLDGGRLLFVAFEAIKGHRIDPRRESWIHMIGVAILLILMLVITFFDIAAPLEEMEWDLF; the protein is encoded by the coding sequence ATGAACTGGCTTATATTGGCCCTTCTATTTCTCAGTTTGTCCATAATTGCCCACGAGCTGGGTCACTTTATCCTGGCCAAGAGGAACGGGGTAAGAGTCGAGGAGTTTGGGATAGGTTTTCCCCCCAGGTTAATACCACTGGCCCGATGGGAAGAGACTGTATTCTCTCTCAATGCCATCCCCTTCGGAGGCTTTGTAAAGGTAGTGGGCGAAGATGACCCTTCAATAGAGGGAGGCCTTGCCTCCAAGCCCAAAGGAGTTAGAGCTAAAGTCCTCCTGGCTGGTGCAGGGATGAACCTGCTTTTGGCTTTTACCCTTTTTACTGGGGCCTTCATGAGCGGCTATCCATCCCCTCTATATCAGGTTAAAGTTTTCGGAGTAGCCCCTGGCTCTCCAGCTGAGGCCGCTGGAATCAAACCAGGAGATATCATCCTCTCTGCTAATGGGGTCAACTTCCGCACGCCTGAAGAGCTTTCAAACTACACTGACAAACATCTGGGGCAGGAAATTACCCTTCAAATCAAAAGAGGCGAAGAACTGTTCACCGTCCGGCTGGTCCCAAGGCCTTCTCCCCCCGCCGGGGAGGGACCGATGGGGGTCAAAATAGGCATGGCTTACGTTAAAAAGCAAGCCTCACCTTTTGAAGCTCTCTTCCTTTCGGCGTTTAGCATCCTCAGGGCCGTAGTCCTTATAATCACCATTCCGATCCAGGTGATTTCCGGCTTACTTCCCCTTGCCGCCTTAAGGCCAGTGGGGCCAGTGGGGGCTCTCCAGGTAATGACCGATGTGGCTGAACAAAGCTCCCTTATGGGGTGGTGGTTCCCCTTCTTATTCGTATCTGCCCTTCTGAATGTGGCCCTGGCCGTGAGCAACCTCTTGCCCATTCCGGGTTTGGATGGAGGAAGGTTGCTTTTCGTGGCCTTTGAAGCTATAAAAGGACATAGAATTGACCCGAGAAGGGAAAGCTGGATTCACATGATAGGTGTGGCCATCCTTCTGATCCTCATGCTCGTGATCACCTTCTTTGACATTGCGGCCCCTCTCGAAGAAATGGAATGGGACCTTTTTTAG
- the rlmN gene encoding 23S rRNA (adenine(2503)-C(2))-methyltransferase RlmN → MERLLTGWGEPPYRVKQLWEWIYKHLIDDFRQMTNLPKELRQRLGDEFFIKPLEPVETLESADGSTRKVLFRLPDGETIESVFMHYQQRRTVCVSTQVGCPIGCPFCATGRSGFRRNLKPGEIIAQVLHFAREVKRVQGDTIKPVTNVVFMGMGEPFLNYEATLQSVKILNDQKGFNLGARRFTISTVGIVPGIRRLAEEGLQVELAVSLHASNDEIRDKLVPVNKGYPIKRLLVACQEYIKKTNRRITFEYVLINGINDSIAHARELAAILGDMLCHINLIPMNPVPGVSMGPPPRHRVLAFEEELKRHGLSVTLRTSKGTDIQAGCGQLRLRTLSDVQGN, encoded by the coding sequence CTGGAAAGGCTCCTTACCGGGTGGGGAGAGCCCCCTTACCGTGTTAAGCAACTCTGGGAGTGGATTTACAAACATTTAATTGATGACTTCCGGCAAATGACCAACCTCCCCAAGGAGCTGCGTCAGCGCCTTGGGGATGAGTTTTTCATTAAACCTTTAGAACCTGTTGAAACTTTAGAGTCTGCTGATGGCTCCACCCGCAAAGTCCTTTTCCGATTACCGGATGGGGAGACTATTGAAAGCGTCTTCATGCATTACCAGCAGAGAAGAACAGTGTGTGTTTCAACTCAGGTGGGATGTCCTATAGGGTGCCCATTCTGTGCCACGGGGCGAAGCGGCTTCCGGCGCAACCTCAAGCCAGGTGAAATAATAGCTCAGGTCCTGCACTTTGCCCGTGAAGTTAAGAGAGTTCAAGGAGACACCATAAAACCTGTAACAAATGTAGTGTTCATGGGCATGGGAGAACCTTTCCTTAACTATGAAGCCACTCTCCAATCGGTTAAAATCCTGAACGACCAAAAAGGCTTCAACTTGGGAGCAAGGCGCTTTACTATATCAACCGTAGGAATTGTGCCGGGAATAAGGCGCCTGGCGGAAGAAGGCCTTCAAGTTGAACTGGCGGTTTCCCTGCACGCATCCAATGATGAGATAAGGGATAAACTGGTGCCGGTGAACAAGGGTTACCCGATAAAGCGCCTGCTTGTAGCCTGTCAGGAGTATATTAAAAAAACCAACAGACGCATTACTTTCGAATATGTGCTCATAAACGGTATTAATGATAGCATCGCTCATGCCCGTGAGCTAGCAGCTATTCTCGGGGATATGCTTTGCCATATAAACCTCATCCCTATGAACCCTGTCCCAGGCGTGTCAATGGGACCACCTCCGAGGCATCGGGTGCTGGCCTTTGAAGAGGAGCTCAAACGCCACGGCCTGTCAGTAACCTTGAGGACAAGTAAAGGAACTGATATCCAGGCCGGATGCGGTCAACTAAGACTGAGAACTTTAAGCGATGTCCAAGGCAATTAA
- a CDS encoding zinc metallopeptidase has protein sequence MWLWDPIYFIFALPALLFALYAQYKVHSSYSRYSRIRNRLGVEGVRAAEILLRYNGLQGVNIEGVPGTLTDHYDPRTKTLRLSAEVARMPSIAAIGIVAHEVGHAVQDAENYPPLRLRAGLVPMVNLGSWLGPILFFVGLLLNAFDLAAIGLILFSLGAVFALVTLPVEFNASKRAMRMLQETGLVSLEDLKGVKSVLSAAALTYVAALAQAISTLFYYAFLLFGLRREE, from the coding sequence ATGTGGCTTTGGGACCCAATTTACTTTATATTTGCCTTACCGGCTTTGCTCTTTGCTTTATACGCTCAGTATAAAGTTCATAGCTCTTATTCCCGCTACTCACGCATCCGCAACCGTCTGGGTGTCGAGGGGGTGAGGGCTGCTGAGATCTTGCTCAGGTATAACGGTTTACAGGGGGTAAATATTGAAGGAGTACCCGGAACCTTAACGGACCATTATGACCCTCGCACCAAAACTTTGAGGTTGTCTGCCGAAGTGGCAAGGATGCCTTCAATAGCTGCCATAGGAATTGTTGCCCACGAAGTGGGCCATGCAGTTCAGGATGCTGAAAATTACCCGCCTTTAAGGCTTCGCGCTGGCCTTGTCCCAATGGTTAACCTCGGCTCCTGGCTGGGCCCAATCCTCTTTTTTGTAGGATTGCTTCTCAACGCCTTTGATCTGGCAGCTATAGGCCTGATCCTCTTCTCTCTGGGAGCAGTCTTCGCCCTGGTTACTCTCCCGGTAGAATTTAACGCTTCTAAACGCGCTATGAGGATGCTGCAGGAAACAGGCCTTGTTTCCCTTGAAGACCTCAAAGGGGTAAAAAGCGTCCTTTCGGCTGCAGCTCTGACCTATGTGGCAGCTCTTGCTCAGGCAATCTCCACCCTTTTCTATTACGCTTTCCTGCTTTTTGGCCTTAGGAGGGAGGAGTAA
- the rpe gene encoding ribulose-phosphate 3-epimerase, which produces MSKAIKIAPSILSADFTRLGEQVKEAEAAGADYIHVDVMDGHFVPNITVGPLVVKALRRITPLPLDVHLMIEKPERFVEEFSRAGADIITVHWEACPHIYRVLWKIRELGKRAGVSISPATPVWVLEEILEETDLILVMTVSPGFGGQKLIPNALAKVEKLKDMLKQKNVAPEIEVDGGINEETAPLAVRAGAQVLVAGAAIFESPFGVREAIRRIRAAALAAIES; this is translated from the coding sequence ATGTCCAAGGCAATTAAAATTGCTCCATCCATACTTTCGGCAGACTTCACCCGTCTTGGGGAGCAGGTAAAAGAAGCAGAAGCGGCAGGAGCCGATTACATCCACGTAGACGTAATGGATGGCCATTTTGTCCCCAACATAACTGTTGGCCCTTTGGTAGTCAAAGCATTGAGGCGCATCACCCCTCTGCCTCTGGACGTCCACCTTATGATAGAAAAGCCAGAACGATTTGTAGAAGAATTTTCCAGAGCTGGTGCAGATATAATCACGGTGCACTGGGAAGCTTGCCCTCACATTTACAGGGTTTTGTGGAAAATACGAGAACTGGGTAAAAGGGCAGGGGTATCTATAAGCCCGGCTACTCCGGTTTGGGTGCTGGAAGAAATCCTTGAAGAAACAGATCTCATCCTGGTTATGACGGTAAGCCCTGGCTTTGGAGGGCAGAAATTAATCCCAAACGCACTGGCTAAGGTGGAGAAACTCAAAGATATGCTCAAACAGAAAAACGTAGCCCCCGAAATAGAAGTAGATGGGGGCATAAACGAAGAAACAGCCCCCTTAGCTGTGCGAGCGGGAGCACAGGTGCTCGTAGCAGGAGCTGCTATCTTTGAATCGCCCTTCGGAGTAAGAGAAGCAATCCGGCGGATCAGAGCCGCGGCTTTGGCGGCTATTGAATCTTAG
- the rpmB gene encoding 50S ribosomal protein L28, protein MAVCEVCGKGVQFGHNVSHSKHATKRKWLPNVQRKIIHEGGRKRRVYICTKCLKALSKT, encoded by the coding sequence GTGGCAGTGTGTGAGGTGTGCGGTAAGGGCGTTCAATTTGGGCACAATGTTAGCCATTCCAAACACGCTACTAAGAGGAAATGGCTCCCTAATGTTCAGCGCAAAATCATTCACGAAGGGGGCCGTAAGAGGCGTGTTTATATTTGCACTAAATGTCTCAAAGCTTTGAGCAAAACCTAA
- a CDS encoding GAF domain-containing protein yields the protein MKNLPIQAWLDGIATAILVISPQGEITFANRKALEILESTLEGVVGKPISFFVKNFDEKTIEALAKRTAPTTFAFKTFIICPSGKKISVLVTPSLVWDNGELRALILTLEKAPPSPPPAQYLPILASVARAASSSLHLEEIAEAVYKELAKAIPLDAFYIALYYPETEELDFIIRVDEGIKEPRERRKLAPGLTQIVLKNTAPLLIADLEKEPYPFTLWGTGKVPRSYLGVPMIAEDKVMGVISVQSYTPASYSWEDVEMLMTVASHLALTFRNALLHDQIVKLANRLSILNEIARHTIILTDIENILQKITQIIWEKLGHYGVLLFLVEGEEAVLRAVAGELARVAGPGYRQHLSQGIIGWSITRNEITLCNDVLKDSRYIPGPVPLGLVKSELCVPISFKGKTIGAIDLQDTQPGAFSPEDATTLEAVASLVAIVLHNARLYQSLREERKLLRTSADALPLEIMVLNQDMMIVAANRTLLENYKLTLGEVIGKPWRDVLKSSEIEARVQEAFRENRLVVWEEKEGEKAYRAFVTPVPETPWAVLGRQDITSEKALAEKLKIIHKLGRELVMAQDEDYVIQAVLEAAYSALGFKTVAYLEVDRTENIIRLRGIKGYELSRDFSLPLDGEKGLTVAAVRSGELLYVPDVTKDPRFVPGPRELNTRSEVDIPVKVRGEVTGVLNVEDEREDAFSPEDIRLLTTLADYMGIALENIRLFQAEKKSRILAEALSRAVVRLSSTLELESILDLILEQVSSIVQGDAFNILFVEGDKAKVIRARGYEKFGLAEMVQGLILPLYPNLRRMMETGQVVLIPDTESEPEWVKIPGFEWLRSYVAAPIRLGSETIGFLCVDGTVPGQFSYEDARRLEIFASAAAVAINNARLTYELKESEARYRSLSEEWELTFNSINDAVFIASNDFTILRANKATAKLLGFSSPEELIGFKCYTLVHGTREPTPDCPFNKMLATQKPVSEEIEEPHLKRILSIGLFPVFNQEGQIVSFVHSIRDVTAEREFRERLFQAEKLASIGQLISGVAHELNNPLTSVLAHAQLLSLDPSMPESARESLKWIEEEARRAASIVQNLLDFVRRRPPKREMTDINELIRKTISLRAYEMRVENIETKTELAPFLPLTLADPQQLQQVFLNIIINAEQAMYEAHRGGTLIVRTSLTPENYIRIEFCDDGPGIPKEHMSRIFDPFFTTKEKGTGMGLTIAYNLVKEHGGRIWARNNTPEPGVTFFVEIPLTAGEEEKWAEELLKQLEEKLPSARALVVEDEKAIAIVLETFLMREGIEVHTVADGEEALKILENQDFDLIISDVRLPKLSGMALYDMVKASKPHLADRFVFITGDVLTPATEAFLHSTGSLYLMKPFSISQLREVTEKALRKRRDAVC from the coding sequence ATGAAGAACCTGCCCATTCAAGCCTGGCTCGACGGAATAGCGACGGCCATATTGGTCATCTCGCCTCAGGGTGAGATAACCTTCGCCAACCGAAAGGCCCTGGAAATATTGGAATCTACCCTTGAAGGAGTGGTGGGCAAACCGATAAGTTTTTTTGTGAAAAATTTTGACGAAAAGACTATTGAAGCCCTGGCCAAAAGAACCGCACCAACAACCTTTGCCTTCAAAACCTTCATTATATGCCCGAGCGGGAAGAAAATCTCCGTTTTAGTTACCCCTTCCCTGGTATGGGATAACGGGGAACTAAGAGCCTTAATTCTAACTCTTGAGAAAGCTCCCCCGTCTCCTCCGCCTGCTCAATATCTGCCCATCTTGGCTTCTGTAGCCAGAGCAGCCTCCTCTTCACTTCACCTTGAAGAGATAGCTGAAGCTGTCTACAAAGAATTGGCCAAAGCCATCCCTCTGGATGCTTTCTATATCGCTCTGTATTACCCGGAAACAGAAGAGCTGGACTTTATAATTCGGGTGGATGAAGGGATAAAGGAGCCCAGGGAGCGCCGGAAGCTGGCCCCAGGACTTACCCAGATCGTCCTGAAAAATACAGCCCCTCTGCTTATTGCAGACCTGGAGAAAGAGCCTTATCCCTTTACTCTCTGGGGAACTGGTAAGGTCCCCCGCTCTTACCTCGGGGTCCCGATGATTGCTGAGGACAAAGTAATGGGGGTTATATCGGTCCAGTCTTATACCCCCGCCTCCTACTCCTGGGAAGATGTAGAAATGCTCATGACAGTAGCCTCTCATCTGGCTTTAACTTTTCGCAACGCCCTCCTTCACGACCAAATCGTCAAATTGGCCAATAGGCTTTCAATTTTGAACGAAATAGCCCGCCACACCATTATCCTCACTGATATTGAAAACATATTGCAGAAAATAACTCAGATTATCTGGGAAAAGCTCGGCCATTATGGGGTATTGCTCTTCCTGGTGGAAGGAGAAGAAGCTGTCTTGAGAGCTGTCGCTGGGGAGCTTGCCCGGGTGGCAGGGCCTGGATACCGTCAGCACCTATCCCAGGGGATAATCGGCTGGAGCATAACTCGCAACGAAATTACCCTCTGCAATGATGTTTTAAAAGACTCCCGCTATATACCCGGGCCCGTTCCCCTGGGTCTGGTGAAATCCGAATTATGCGTTCCCATAAGCTTCAAAGGAAAAACCATAGGAGCTATTGACCTTCAGGATACTCAGCCCGGAGCCTTTTCCCCTGAGGATGCTACAACTCTCGAAGCCGTCGCTTCCCTGGTAGCAATAGTCCTTCACAATGCCAGGCTCTACCAATCATTGCGGGAAGAAAGGAAACTGCTTCGAACTTCCGCTGATGCCCTTCCTTTAGAAATAATGGTCTTGAACCAGGACATGATGATAGTGGCGGCTAACAGAACTCTACTCGAAAATTACAAACTCACCCTTGGAGAAGTTATAGGGAAACCTTGGCGCGATGTTCTGAAAAGCTCAGAAATTGAGGCCAGAGTGCAGGAAGCTTTCAGGGAAAACAGATTGGTTGTGTGGGAAGAAAAAGAGGGGGAAAAGGCTTACCGGGCCTTCGTTACCCCTGTTCCGGAAACTCCCTGGGCAGTCCTGGGGCGCCAGGATATAACCTCTGAGAAAGCCTTAGCCGAGAAACTGAAAATAATCCACAAGTTGGGCCGGGAATTGGTTATGGCTCAGGATGAGGATTATGTAATCCAGGCTGTCCTGGAAGCTGCCTATTCGGCCCTGGGGTTCAAAACTGTAGCTTACTTAGAAGTAGACCGAACGGAAAACATCATCCGCCTTCGAGGCATTAAAGGTTATGAACTTTCAAGAGATTTCTCCCTTCCTCTGGATGGGGAGAAAGGCCTTACAGTTGCTGCTGTCCGCTCCGGTGAACTTCTGTACGTGCCGGATGTGACAAAAGACCCTCGCTTTGTACCGGGGCCCAGAGAACTTAACACCCGCTCCGAAGTGGATATCCCAGTCAAAGTAAGGGGCGAGGTTACGGGCGTTTTAAACGTTGAGGACGAGAGAGAAGACGCCTTCAGCCCTGAAGACATCCGCCTCCTCACGACTCTGGCCGATTACATGGGCATTGCCCTGGAAAATATCCGCCTTTTCCAGGCCGAAAAGAAATCCCGTATTCTGGCCGAGGCCCTTTCCCGCGCCGTTGTAAGGCTGAGCTCAACCCTTGAACTTGAAAGCATCCTGGACCTGATCCTGGAGCAAGTTAGCTCCATAGTCCAGGGCGATGCCTTTAACATCCTGTTTGTGGAAGGAGATAAAGCTAAAGTAATACGCGCCCGTGGATATGAGAAGTTTGGGTTAGCAGAGATGGTGCAGGGGCTGATTTTACCCCTTTACCCCAACTTGAGGCGCATGATGGAAACAGGCCAGGTTGTCCTCATCCCCGACACCGAATCCGAGCCTGAGTGGGTTAAGATCCCCGGCTTTGAATGGCTGCGTTCCTACGTGGCTGCACCCATCCGACTGGGCTCTGAGACCATAGGATTCCTCTGCGTGGATGGAACCGTCCCAGGGCAATTTTCCTATGAGGATGCTCGCCGGCTTGAAATTTTTGCGTCTGCTGCAGCTGTAGCCATAAACAATGCCCGCTTGACCTACGAGCTTAAAGAATCAGAAGCCCGCTATCGTTCCCTTAGCGAGGAATGGGAGCTTACGTTTAACTCCATAAACGACGCTGTATTTATTGCAAGCAATGATTTCACTATCTTAAGGGCTAACAAGGCTACCGCCAAACTTCTGGGATTCTCTTCACCTGAAGAGCTAATAGGTTTCAAATGCTATACCCTCGTCCACGGAACCAGGGAGCCTACTCCGGATTGCCCTTTCAATAAAATGTTAGCAACCCAGAAGCCAGTATCGGAAGAAATTGAAGAACCACACCTCAAGCGAATCCTCTCCATTGGCTTGTTCCCCGTCTTTAACCAAGAAGGACAGATAGTTTCCTTCGTTCACTCCATAAGGGATGTCACAGCCGAAAGAGAATTCAGAGAGCGCCTCTTCCAGGCCGAAAAGCTCGCTTCCATAGGCCAATTGATCTCCGGGGTTGCCCATGAACTCAACAATCCTTTGACTTCGGTACTGGCCCATGCTCAGCTTTTGAGCCTGGACCCTTCCATGCCTGAAAGTGCCCGTGAAAGCCTTAAGTGGATAGAAGAAGAAGCCCGCAGAGCCGCCAGTATCGTTCAGAACCTGCTGGATTTTGTTAGAAGGCGTCCTCCGAAAAGGGAAATGACCGATATAAACGAACTCATCCGCAAAACCATATCTCTCAGAGCTTACGAAATGCGAGTGGAGAATATAGAAACTAAAACCGAGCTGGCGCCTTTCCTCCCATTAACTCTGGCAGACCCTCAACAGCTTCAGCAGGTTTTCCTCAACATCATCATAAATGCTGAGCAGGCGATGTATGAAGCCCACAGGGGTGGGACTTTGATTGTCAGAACTTCTCTAACTCCAGAAAACTACATCCGGATTGAATTTTGCGATGACGGCCCTGGCATCCCCAAGGAGCATATGTCTCGCATCTTTGACCCCTTCTTCACTACGAAGGAGAAGGGAACGGGAATGGGGTTGACCATTGCCTACAATTTGGTGAAAGAGCACGGGGGGAGGATTTGGGCTCGCAATAACACTCCTGAACCGGGTGTCACCTTCTTTGTGGAAATCCCTTTAACGGCCGGGGAAGAGGAAAAGTGGGCTGAAGAGCTTTTAAAGCAATTGGAGGAGAAATTGCCCTCCGCTCGAGCGCTGGTGGTGGAGGATGAAAAGGCTATAGCTATCGTGCTGGAAACTTTCTTGATGCGGGAAGGCATAGAGGTGCATACAGTGGCGGATGGAGAAGAGGCCCTTAAAATCCTGGAAAACCAAGATTTTGACCTTATAATTTCAGACGTGCGTTTGCCGAAGCTCAGCGGCATGGCCCTGTATGATATGGTCAAGGCTAGCAAGCCCCATCTTGCTGACCGCTTCGTTTTCATAACTGGTGATGTCCTTACCCCGGCCACCGAAGCCTTCCTCCACTCCACCGGTTCCCTCTATTTAATGAAGCCCTTCAGCATCAGTCAGCTCAGGGAAGTCACAGAAAAGGCCCTCAGGAAACGGCGAGATGCTGTCTGCTGA